One genomic window of Psychrobacillus sp. INOP01 includes the following:
- a CDS encoding DNA ligase D encodes MPMLLTASMEVPVGNEWVYETKYDGFRCILEWEHEPLLKSRNGKLLNDMFPEIINFCHEIFNQIKSFLPLTMDGELVYLINNFQSDFSKVQLRGRLKNVETIKNNSQIFACHYIVFDLLESKGCDLTNLSLSKRKQQLDRLFKKALLPVSINYQDTNRLQAIDVFKDNTLLWDRIVTNNGEGLIAKQKNSTWNSAKRTTKWLKIKNWRFISVILTKYDKSNGFFHGALYKDTSLLEVVTFRHGLSEIELDTLIALFQSNGTKLSNNIWEIEPSICVEIACIDFDGKKLREPRFHSFNLNKDILDCNWQQMYKQLYPLPPTTMMTHPDKPIWPDLGIQKDDYLLYLHRISPYILPFLKDRHLTVIRFPHGVTGESFYQKNSPEYVPEFIATKQMDDINYMMCNDLESLLWLGNQLALEFHVPFQTVNTNNPTEVVFDLDPPSVHEFSLAVEAALRMKAIFDQFQLKSYVKTSGGKGIQLYIPLVEDSFTYEETGIFTKFISEFLVEQDPKWFTTERLKKNRGNKLYLDYVQHKEGKTIIAPFSPRGNELGLIATPLQWKEVNEFLKPDTFSIPYVLDRIKNEGNPFHDFRVNLETEKFSLILNQLKALMKNNLLL; translated from the coding sequence ATGCCGATGCTTTTAACTGCCTCAATGGAAGTTCCAGTAGGAAATGAGTGGGTGTATGAAACGAAATATGATGGATTCCGATGCATTTTAGAATGGGAACATGAGCCTTTACTGAAAAGTAGAAATGGAAAATTACTAAATGATATGTTTCCAGAGATTATTAACTTTTGTCATGAGATTTTTAACCAAATTAAAAGCTTTTTACCACTAACGATGGATGGAGAATTAGTGTATTTAATAAATAATTTTCAAAGTGATTTTTCCAAAGTTCAGTTAAGAGGTCGTTTGAAAAATGTCGAGACTATAAAAAATAATTCACAAATATTTGCTTGTCATTATATTGTATTTGATTTGCTCGAATCTAAAGGATGCGACTTGACAAATCTTTCTTTAAGTAAGCGAAAGCAGCAACTGGATCGACTGTTTAAAAAAGCCCTGCTTCCTGTATCTATAAATTATCAAGATACAAATAGATTGCAGGCCATTGATGTATTTAAAGACAATACACTATTGTGGGATAGAATAGTCACAAATAATGGAGAAGGGTTAATCGCTAAACAAAAAAATAGTACATGGAATAGCGCCAAGCGGACTACCAAGTGGTTAAAAATAAAAAACTGGAGATTTATAAGTGTCATTTTAACTAAATATGATAAAAGTAATGGCTTTTTTCATGGTGCACTTTATAAAGATACCTCTTTATTAGAAGTAGTTACATTTCGTCACGGACTATCCGAGATAGAGCTAGATACATTAATAGCATTATTTCAATCGAATGGGACAAAATTATCCAATAATATTTGGGAAATAGAACCGTCCATTTGCGTAGAAATTGCTTGTATTGATTTTGATGGAAAAAAATTAAGGGAACCAAGATTTCATTCCTTTAATTTGAATAAAGACATACTGGATTGTAATTGGCAACAAATGTATAAACAATTATATCCCTTACCACCAACTACAATGATGACCCATCCAGATAAGCCTATATGGCCTGACTTGGGAATACAAAAAGATGATTATCTATTGTACCTGCACCGAATATCGCCATACATTTTACCTTTTCTAAAGGATAGGCATCTTACAGTTATTCGTTTTCCACATGGAGTAACAGGAGAAAGTTTCTATCAGAAAAATAGCCCAGAATATGTTCCAGAATTTATTGCGACAAAGCAAATGGACGATATTAACTATATGATGTGTAATGATTTAGAATCATTACTCTGGTTAGGAAATCAGCTGGCTTTAGAATTTCATGTCCCTTTTCAAACAGTAAATACGAATAATCCGACTGAGGTTGTATTTGACTTGGATCCACCCTCGGTTCATGAGTTCTCATTGGCAGTTGAAGCTGCTCTGCGTATGAAAGCAATATTTGATCAATTTCAGCTTAAATCTTATGTTAAAACCTCTGGTGGGAAGGGTATTCAGCTTTATATTCCACTAGTGGAGGATAGCTTTACATATGAGGAGACTGGTATTTTCACTAAATTTATATCTGAATTTTTAGTAGAGCAAGATCCCAAGTGGTTCACTACTGAAAGGTTGAAAAAGAATCGTGGGAATAAATTGTATTTGGATTATGTTCAACATAAGGAAGGCAAAACGATAATCGCTCCATTTTCACCAAGGGGGAATGAGTTGGGGCTTATCGCAACTCCACTTCAATGGAAGGAGGTTAATGAGTTCTTAAAACCAGATACCTTTTCGATTCCATATGTGTTAGATCGCATAAAAAACGAGGGGAATCCCTTTCATGACTTTAGAGTAAATTTGGAAACAGAGAAATTTTCGCTTATATTAAACCAATTAAAAGCCCTAATGAAAAATAATTTATTGTTGTAA
- a CDS encoding transcriptional regulator, whose protein sequence is MRNDLVKYFNRGWIVELIYVSKAGEISKRKVRILKIQGDIFYAYCLKQKAKRTFLIDHVLALVPILPQERGAI, encoded by the coding sequence GTGCGTAATGATTTAGTGAAATATTTTAATCGTGGTTGGATTGTCGAGTTAATATATGTATCAAAAGCTGGTGAAATCAGTAAGCGTAAAGTAAGGATACTCAAAATACAAGGAGATATATTCTATGCATATTGTTTAAAGCAGAAAGCGAAAAGAACATTTCTAATCGATCATGTACTAGCTCTTGTTCCCATATTACCTCAGGAAAGAGGAGCTATATAA
- a CDS encoding DUF6501 family protein produces the protein MIHTNWATKPTIKTVTCSQTDAKKFLVSNVLTVGKTYEVKNETEEFIFVIDNTGKVGGYYKEYFQ, from the coding sequence ATGATACATACAAATTGGGCAACAAAACCAACTATTAAAACAGTGACATGTTCGCAAACAGATGCTAAAAAATTTCTTGTGAGTAATGTGCTTACTGTTGGAAAAACATATGAAGTTAAAAATGAAACAGAGGAATTTATATTTGTGATTGACAACACAGGAAAAGTTGGCGGCTACTACAAAGAATATTTTCAATAA
- a CDS encoding MoxR family ATPase, translating to MKDIVKEEQQKRLIRVHSEQDAALIGAGGYLSPEEHLLEDVLIAVSLKKPVLLKGPTGAGKTKLAETVSEFFAQPIQSINCSVDLDAEALLGFKTIVTSEGVSVIDFVDGPVVEAMKKGHILYIDEINMAKSETLPILHSVLDYRRMLTNPFTGEVIKAHPDFSVISAINEGYIGTTPMNEALKNRFVSFSIPYISGEHLEKLWQEMFPAAPRALHILMLNLANDLMEQVKQGLLSEEAASIRSLLYATELALYMEPIRAITYAIAEKLEDDQEKQLVLALAASWIK from the coding sequence ATGAAAGATATAGTAAAGGAAGAACAACAGAAGAGATTGATTCGAGTGCATTCCGAACAAGACGCAGCTCTTATTGGTGCGGGTGGGTATCTTTCGCCAGAAGAACATTTACTCGAGGATGTACTTATTGCTGTTTCATTAAAGAAGCCTGTTTTGTTAAAAGGACCGACAGGAGCAGGAAAAACGAAGCTTGCTGAAACGGTTTCAGAATTTTTCGCGCAGCCTATTCAAAGTATAAACTGTTCAGTTGACCTAGATGCAGAGGCTTTACTTGGATTTAAAACAATAGTGACAAGTGAAGGAGTAAGTGTAATTGATTTTGTAGATGGCCCTGTAGTAGAAGCTATGAAAAAAGGGCATATTTTATATATTGATGAGATAAATATGGCGAAATCAGAGACGCTTCCTATTTTACATAGTGTACTGGATTATAGAAGAATGCTAACAAACCCTTTTACAGGAGAAGTAATAAAAGCGCATCCCGATTTTTCGGTTATTTCTGCGATCAACGAAGGTTATATAGGGACTACACCTATGAATGAAGCGTTGAAAAATCGTTTCGTTTCTTTTTCCATTCCATATATTTCAGGTGAACATCTTGAAAAACTATGGCAAGAGATGTTTCCAGCAGCGCCGAGAGCATTACATATCCTTATGCTGAATCTAGCCAATGATTTAATGGAACAAGTCAAACAAGGGTTACTATCAGAGGAAGCGGCATCTATTAGAAGCCTGCTATATGCTACTGAATTGGCGCTATACATGGAGCCGATTAGAGCGATTACATATGCTATTGCAGAAAAGCTAGAGGATGACCAAGAAAAACAGCTTGTATTAGCATTGGCCGCTTCTTGGATAAAGTGA
- a CDS encoding nitric oxide reductase activation protein NorD: MGSVDRFIQFNNETIDARELMHYENVAKALTKNTFLAINERKLMEFQPGEQTISLSVFWRHREEHVMRAGRMSDIFLMAEGFWKYFDVSNWQDFQEEKPNNLPKFMDQLLFCLEEFRMIEMIQKKRVGTQKTFQTRIKTYMDFHRQQLRVNVQKGFLADAFISYLYISLYEGTMYVKGPDIFYLANSIIQKIYESKNTQQSINLVYQLYFLLSEYVKEDSLLQYYAIISYSSIATKDFHYHKGVKNSQTGEEGEKDTIEEIFRSWHRENEQENGVHLQYELEHGRDGKAEQAVDAEEGQEGHEITLTGMGQSSGNSKEGQVELSNNDQSSDLKKAGKSFGKEHTNVVYKEQRIVITSPSDNKHLLYKYRQEHAPYLKAFVQEMKKRLEQKRLDKRTNLTKGRLSTKLTALWTDERPKPFYKKNAPSIRLNAVFGLLVDGSASMQDKMEETRKAVLLFHDVLRELKITHEVVLHYEDAYEATETSQPNAFEWVHKLEDGQKDNGLDILSMVAHEDNRDGFAIRWMGKRLENRPEAHKFLLVFSDGEPSAFGYAQNGIMDTAEAVLEQEQLGITVLHLFLNDQEATEEQLNLFRLIYDKKSATASSLEKFSEETLRLLRKMLHLVVQSS; this comes from the coding sequence ATGGGTTCAGTTGACCGTTTTATACAGTTCAATAATGAAACTATAGATGCTAGAGAACTAATGCACTATGAAAATGTAGCAAAAGCTTTAACAAAAAATACGTTTTTAGCAATAAATGAACGTAAACTAATGGAATTTCAACCAGGGGAACAGACTATTTCTTTAAGTGTGTTTTGGAGACATCGCGAGGAACATGTGATGCGTGCCGGTAGAATGTCTGACATTTTCCTTATGGCAGAAGGATTCTGGAAGTATTTTGATGTATCAAATTGGCAGGATTTTCAGGAAGAGAAACCAAATAATCTACCAAAATTCATGGATCAGTTGTTGTTTTGTTTAGAAGAATTTCGAATGATCGAAATGATTCAGAAAAAAAGAGTTGGTACGCAAAAAACATTTCAAACTCGTATAAAAACTTATATGGATTTTCATAGACAGCAGCTCCGAGTGAATGTACAAAAAGGATTCTTAGCTGACGCATTTATAAGTTATTTATATATTTCCCTATATGAAGGTACGATGTATGTTAAGGGCCCAGATATTTTTTATCTAGCAAATAGCATCATTCAAAAGATATACGAATCTAAAAATACTCAACAATCTATAAATTTGGTTTATCAGCTTTATTTTCTTTTGAGCGAATATGTGAAAGAGGATAGCTTACTGCAATATTACGCAATTATTTCTTACTCAAGTATAGCAACGAAGGATTTTCACTACCATAAAGGGGTAAAAAATTCTCAAACTGGTGAAGAGGGTGAGAAAGATACGATTGAAGAGATATTTAGATCTTGGCACCGGGAAAATGAGCAGGAAAATGGTGTGCATCTTCAATATGAACTAGAGCATGGAAGAGATGGAAAAGCGGAACAAGCAGTCGATGCCGAGGAAGGGCAAGAGGGGCATGAAATTACGTTGACTGGAATGGGTCAGTCTAGCGGTAACAGTAAGGAAGGACAGGTGGAACTATCCAATAATGATCAATCCAGTGATTTGAAAAAAGCTGGTAAATCATTTGGTAAAGAACATACAAACGTTGTTTACAAGGAACAACGTATTGTAATCACTAGTCCTTCTGACAATAAGCATCTACTCTACAAGTACCGTCAGGAGCATGCGCCATATCTAAAGGCATTTGTGCAAGAGATGAAAAAACGGTTAGAGCAAAAACGTCTAGATAAACGTACTAACTTAACAAAGGGAAGGCTATCTACAAAATTAACAGCTCTTTGGACAGATGAAAGACCTAAACCCTTTTATAAAAAGAACGCTCCAAGCATTCGATTAAATGCCGTTTTTGGTTTGTTAGTTGACGGTTCTGCTTCCATGCAGGATAAGATGGAGGAAACAAGAAAAGCTGTTTTACTTTTTCATGATGTATTAAGAGAGCTGAAAATTACGCATGAAGTTGTACTGCATTATGAAGATGCTTATGAGGCTACGGAAACATCCCAACCGAATGCATTTGAATGGGTTCATAAGTTAGAGGATGGGCAAAAAGATAACGGCTTAGATATTCTTTCTATGGTTGCTCATGAAGATAATAGGGACGGGTTTGCAATAAGATGGATGGGAAAACGATTAGAAAATAGACCCGAGGCTCATAAGTTCCTTCTTGTATTTTCGGATGGTGAGCCTTCTGCATTTGGTTATGCCCAAAATGGTATCATGGATACAGCAGAGGCAGTGTTAGAGCAGGAGCAACTTGGTATAACTGTTTTACATTTATTTTTAAATGATCAAGAGGCAACAGAGGAGCAGCTGAATTTATTCCGCTTAATTTATGATAAGAAATCAGCTACTGCATCTTCATTAGAAAAGTTTTCTGAGGAAACACTTCGATTACTTCGAAAAATGCTTCATCTTGTTGTACAAAGTTCCTAA
- a CDS encoding GNAT family N-acetyltransferase codes for MNWYEKLNQYFPVDEMKSRVHMETLLADKENVYIKDEGPKHVLMYVEFENFIFVDYLFVSKEARGEGLGRKLLNKLKEKNKVILLEVEPINYEDTDSEKRLKFYAREEFKHATRIGYSRRSLATGESTILEILYWSPSDEDEYAIYEAMKWTYENIHTYKDEHFYGDSYDSSHEVLVFNDESKKNMLKSY; via the coding sequence TTGAATTGGTATGAAAAGCTCAATCAATATTTTCCAGTCGATGAAATGAAATCTCGAGTTCATATGGAAACACTTTTAGCTGATAAAGAAAATGTGTATATAAAAGATGAAGGTCCAAAGCACGTATTGATGTACGTGGAATTTGAAAACTTTATCTTTGTGGATTATTTATTTGTTTCAAAGGAAGCTCGCGGTGAAGGTCTTGGTCGGAAATTATTGAATAAATTAAAAGAGAAGAATAAGGTTATTTTATTGGAAGTAGAACCTATTAACTATGAAGATACAGATTCAGAAAAACGTCTAAAATTTTATGCACGTGAAGAATTCAAACACGCAACCCGCATTGGATACTCACGACGTTCTCTTGCAACCGGTGAAAGTACCATTTTGGAAATTTTATATTGGTCCCCATCAGATGAAGATGAATATGCAATTTACGAAGCCATGAAATGGACCTATGAAAATATCCACACGTATAAAGACGAGCATTTTTATGGTGATTCCTATGACTCGTCTCATGAGGTATTAGTGTTTAATGATGAAAGTAAGAAAAACATGTTGAAGTCATACTGA
- a CDS encoding toxic anion resistance protein, giving the protein MNEKLSNTNDDILMDELLSSPFNLDTAKPQAVSAETEATPTKLIDRLSEAEQQKARQLAEQIPAGNYEAILTYGANAQSELTRFSHQMLDHVQKKDIGPVGDILSDLMSKLSQINPEELSTEKKSGIKKLFSRVNRSVQELMTKYQKLSTQIDRIGIQLEHSKRGLVEDVQMLNKLYDQNKTYFQALNVYIAAAELKRDDIVNVTIPELRRKAELSNDQMAFQEVNDMAQFVDRLEKRVYDLQLSRQITIQSAPQIRLIQQTNQTLAEKIQSSIMTSIPLWKNQIAIALTLNRQQKAVAAQKQVTKTTNDLLLKNSEMLKVNSIETAKENERGIVEIDTLKKTQENLLQTIEETMRIQADGRVKRKAAEIEIGRMEEELKQRLLLIADQSKHRSS; this is encoded by the coding sequence ATGAACGAAAAGTTATCAAATACAAATGACGATATATTAATGGATGAATTATTATCTAGTCCATTTAATTTGGATACTGCCAAACCACAAGCCGTTTCCGCAGAAACAGAAGCAACTCCAACCAAATTGATAGATAGATTATCTGAAGCAGAGCAACAAAAGGCTCGCCAACTAGCAGAACAGATTCCAGCTGGTAACTATGAGGCAATTTTAACCTACGGTGCTAATGCACAATCAGAACTCACCCGTTTTTCGCACCAAATGTTAGACCATGTCCAAAAGAAGGATATTGGACCAGTTGGAGATATTTTAAGTGATTTAATGAGTAAACTATCCCAGATTAATCCAGAGGAACTATCAACTGAGAAAAAATCAGGTATCAAAAAATTATTTAGTCGTGTTAATCGATCCGTACAAGAACTAATGACTAAGTATCAAAAACTTAGTACACAAATAGACCGTATTGGAATCCAATTGGAACATTCCAAACGAGGACTTGTTGAAGATGTTCAAATGCTCAATAAACTCTATGATCAAAATAAAACCTATTTCCAAGCATTAAACGTATACATTGCTGCAGCAGAATTAAAACGAGATGACATAGTGAATGTAACTATTCCAGAGTTAAGACGTAAAGCAGAACTATCCAATGATCAAATGGCATTCCAAGAAGTAAATGATATGGCTCAATTTGTGGATCGTCTAGAAAAAAGGGTTTATGATTTACAGCTATCTCGACAAATAACGATTCAAAGCGCACCACAAATTCGTCTGATCCAGCAAACCAATCAAACACTTGCAGAAAAAATTCAGTCATCCATTATGACTTCTATCCCACTTTGGAAAAACCAAATCGCGATCGCATTAACATTAAATCGTCAGCAAAAAGCGGTTGCAGCACAAAAACAAGTTACTAAAACAACGAATGACCTATTACTAAAAAACTCGGAGATGCTAAAGGTTAATAGCATTGAAACCGCAAAAGAAAATGAACGAGGAATTGTTGAAATCGATACATTGAAGAAAACACAAGAAAACTTATTGCAAACAATTGAAGAAACTATGCGTATTCAAGCAGATGGCCGTGTAAAACGAAAAGCTGCAGAAATAGAAATCGGTCGCATGGAAGAAGAATTGAAACAACGTCTTCTCCTCATAGCTGACCAATCTAAACACCGCTCTTCCTAA
- a CDS encoding 5-bromo-4-chloroindolyl phosphate hydrolysis family protein has protein sequence MNEVAQTFIRHCLNIPIMITSWFVFFFSVESGFFWSSALAIGVYVVSNFTIKKIQQRRIMKKHQMTLSEYFHIQQQLKEANKKIKALNSQYLKVRSISSFKQLFEMNRLAKRIISLVKSDPKKFYQAENFFYAHLDSAVELTSKYTLLVSQPVKNKDMKLALQDTRDTLESISTVMEEDLNNVLASDVELLKMELDFAKLSVKQTEKPLYLEGESENERKVIKYK, from the coding sequence ATGAATGAAGTAGCTCAAACCTTCATACGACATTGCTTAAATATACCGATTATGATCACTTCTTGGTTTGTTTTCTTTTTTTCCGTTGAAAGTGGATTTTTCTGGAGCTCCGCTTTAGCTATCGGAGTATATGTTGTCTCTAATTTTACGATAAAGAAAATACAACAAAGACGGATTATGAAAAAACATCAAATGACTCTATCTGAGTATTTCCATATTCAACAACAGTTAAAAGAAGCTAATAAAAAGATAAAAGCTTTAAATAGTCAATATTTGAAAGTACGTTCTATCAGTTCGTTTAAACAATTATTCGAGATGAATCGATTAGCAAAACGGATTATTTCACTTGTTAAATCTGATCCAAAAAAATTTTACCAGGCTGAAAATTTCTTTTATGCACATTTAGATTCTGCTGTAGAACTAACATCAAAATATACATTGTTGGTTTCACAACCAGTGAAGAACAAGGATATGAAATTAGCATTACAAGACACACGTGATACACTAGAATCTATTAGTACAGTAATGGAAGAGGATTTAAACAATGTACTAGCCTCTGATGTGGAGCTCCTTAAAATGGAATTAGATTTTGCCAAATTATCCGTTAAACAAACAGAAAAACCTTTATATTTAGAAGGAGAATCAGAAAATGAACGAAAAGTTATCAAATACAAATGA
- a CDS encoding acylphosphatase: MKKRAYIQMHGDVDGVGFRFLVKQKAQSLGLKGSCKQTDDKLIVIDIEGDTNRLEEFLEYIQKGVSPLSHTNAFRIEFFDELKGYTTMESDIV; encoded by the coding sequence ATGAAAAAACGTGCTTATATTCAAATGCATGGCGATGTAGATGGAGTAGGTTTTCGATTTTTAGTGAAACAAAAAGCTCAATCCCTTGGATTAAAAGGCAGTTGCAAACAAACGGACGACAAACTTATCGTTATTGATATAGAAGGCGATACAAATCGACTGGAGGAGTTTTTAGAATATATTCAAAAAGGAGTCTCCCCTCTATCTCATACTAATGCTTTTAGAATCGAATTCTTTGATGAGCTAAAGGGCTATACCACTATGGAGTCAGATATCGTTTAA
- a CDS encoding DUF1033 family protein, with protein MFEVIYMKADYEPWWLFEGWEQHIIEKHAFEHETEARSFLDRKLIELRGIFPKEKSKHNMYWAFWSEKEQCFCESCDDDLQIYHGLIWNDLRETI; from the coding sequence ATGTTTGAAGTAATTTACATGAAAGCGGACTATGAGCCATGGTGGCTTTTTGAAGGTTGGGAACAGCATATTATAGAAAAACACGCTTTTGAACATGAAACAGAGGCGCGGTCCTTTTTAGATAGGAAACTCATAGAATTACGTGGTATATTTCCTAAAGAAAAAAGTAAGCATAATATGTATTGGGCTTTTTGGTCAGAAAAGGAACAATGCTTTTGTGAATCATGTGATGATGATTTGCAAATATATCATGGCTTGATCTGGAATGATCTCAGAGAAACAATTTAG
- a CDS encoding cold-shock protein yields the protein MKQGTVKWFNAEKGFGFIEVEGENDVFVHFSAIQGEGFKSLEEGQKVEFEVVEGNRGPQAANVTKL from the coding sequence ATGAAACAAGGTACAGTAAAATGGTTTAACGCAGAAAAAGGATTTGGGTTTATCGAAGTTGAAGGAGAAAATGACGTATTCGTACACTTCTCAGCAATCCAAGGAGAAGGCTTCAAATCACTTGAAGAAGGCCAAAAAGTTGAATTTGAAGTAGTTGAAGGTAACCGCGGACCTCAAGCTGCAAACGTTACAAAACTATAA
- a CDS encoding YkvA family protein → MNVELKKELPTYEEQQDFYIKLRSKITDYVDSKSGKVGKFTPYLLFAPDLFHLLVKSLFDDRLDAKSKTLVGSGILYFITPIDVLPEGLVGPGGFIDDIIVATFVVNMLLNKFSPEVIEEHWAGNEKLLDVLKKVSETSDTLLGKLPTRSLLGRFIKTSKKG, encoded by the coding sequence ATGAATGTAGAACTCAAAAAAGAATTACCAACCTATGAGGAACAGCAAGACTTCTATATAAAATTACGTTCTAAAATCACAGACTATGTAGATAGTAAATCAGGTAAAGTAGGAAAGTTTACTCCATATCTTTTGTTTGCGCCGGATTTATTTCATTTATTGGTGAAGTCGTTGTTTGATGATCGATTAGATGCTAAGAGTAAAACACTTGTTGGTAGTGGGATATTGTATTTCATTACTCCGATAGATGTATTACCTGAAGGATTGGTAGGACCAGGTGGTTTTATCGACGACATTATTGTAGCTACCTTTGTAGTGAATATGTTATTAAATAAATTTTCGCCAGAAGTGATTGAAGAGCATTGGGCTGGAAATGAGAAATTATTAGACGTACTGAAGAAGGTTTCCGAAACAAGTGATACATTACTAGGGAAATTACCGACAAGATCATTACTCGGTAGATTTATCAAAACATCAAAAAAAGGGTGA
- a CDS encoding ABC-F family ATP-binding cassette domain-containing protein, whose amino-acid sequence MIAVSNISLRFGDRKLFEDVNIKFTPGNCYGLIGANGAGKSTFIKILSGEIEAQEGNVIMNPDERLAILKQNHFEYEEYTVLETVMMGHKRLYEVMNEKNAIYMKEDFSDEDGMRAAELEGEFADLNGWEAESEAAILLQGLGIPDDMHQKKMADLTGSEKVKVLLSQALFGKPDVLLLDEPTNHLDIKAIQWLEDFLINFDNTVIVVSHDRHFLNKVCTHIADLDFSKIQVYVGNYDFWYESSQLASKLASDQNSKKEEKIKELQAFIARFSANASKSKQATSRKKMLDKIELDDIRPSSRKYPYVNFAMKREIGNDVLQVQDLGHSTEDKKLFTNLSFTMNKEDKIILLGDELAKSALLRILAEEEEPNEGSIRWGITTTRAYFPLDNAKYFEGSEPSLVDWLRQYSPDDESETFLRGFLGRMLFSGEEVKKKPSVLSGGEKVRCMLSKMMLSESNVLLLDEPTNHLDLESIQALNNGLTLFKGAMIFTSHDHQFIQTIANRVIEIREDGSILDKQLTYDEFLEWKESQNL is encoded by the coding sequence ATGATTGCAGTAAGTAACATAAGTCTTCGTTTTGGTGACCGTAAATTGTTCGAAGACGTAAATATAAAGTTTACACCAGGAAACTGTTATGGATTGATTGGTGCAAATGGAGCAGGTAAGTCAACATTTATCAAAATTTTGTCTGGTGAAATTGAGGCACAAGAAGGCAATGTCATTATGAACCCAGATGAACGTTTAGCAATTTTAAAACAAAATCACTTCGAATACGAAGAGTACACTGTTTTAGAAACAGTTATGATGGGGCACAAACGTTTATATGAAGTAATGAATGAAAAAAATGCTATCTACATGAAAGAGGATTTTTCAGATGAAGATGGTATGCGTGCAGCCGAATTAGAAGGCGAATTTGCTGACTTGAATGGTTGGGAAGCGGAATCAGAAGCAGCAATACTTTTACAAGGTCTTGGTATTCCTGATGACATGCACCAAAAGAAAATGGCTGATTTAACTGGTTCGGAAAAGGTAAAAGTTCTTTTATCTCAAGCCCTTTTTGGTAAACCAGATGTACTATTACTAGATGAGCCTACTAACCATTTAGACATTAAAGCTATTCAATGGCTGGAAGATTTCCTTATTAACTTTGATAATACTGTAATCGTAGTATCCCATGACCGTCATTTCTTGAACAAAGTATGTACACATATTGCGGATTTAGATTTCAGTAAAATTCAAGTTTACGTTGGAAACTATGATTTCTGGTATGAATCAAGTCAACTGGCTTCCAAATTAGCTTCAGATCAAAATAGTAAAAAAGAAGAGAAAATTAAAGAGCTACAGGCATTCATTGCTCGATTTAGTGCCAATGCCTCTAAATCCAAACAAGCAACATCTCGTAAGAAAATGCTAGACAAAATAGAACTCGATGATATCAGACCGTCGTCTCGTAAATATCCATATGTAAACTTTGCGATGAAACGTGAAATCGGAAATGATGTTTTACAAGTTCAAGATTTAGGTCATTCTACAGAAGACAAAAAACTCTTCACCAATTTGAGCTTTACGATGAATAAAGAAGACAAAATTATTCTCCTAGGTGATGAATTAGCGAAGTCAGCATTATTACGTATTCTAGCTGAGGAAGAAGAACCAAACGAAGGTTCAATACGTTGGGGTATTACTACAACCCGTGCCTACTTCCCGCTTGACAATGCAAAGTACTTTGAAGGCAGTGAACCATCGCTAGTAGACTGGTTACGTCAGTATTCGCCTGATGATGAAAGCGAAACATTTCTACGAGGATTCCTAGGTCGTATGCTTTTCTCAGGGGAAGAAGTTAAGAAAAAACCTTCAGTTCTTTCAGGTGGAGAAAAAGTTCGTTGCATGCTTTCTAAAATGATGCTTTCGGAATCGAATGTATTATTACTAGACGAACCAACGAATCACTTGGATCTTGAGTCTATTCAAGCATTAAATAATGGCCTTACATTATTCAAAGGTGCTATGATTTTCACATCTCATGACCATCAGTTCATCCAAACAATTGCAAATCGCGTAATTGAAATCCGCGAAGACGGTTCAATTTTAGATAAACAATTGACTTACGATGAGTTCCTAGAGTGGAAAGAATCACAAAATCTTTAA